The Mytilus galloprovincialis chromosome 4, xbMytGall1.hap1.1, whole genome shotgun sequence genome contains a region encoding:
- the LOC143071860 gene encoding uncharacterized protein LOC143071860, producing the protein MGKMTTQQMARNNRVIMTQMLMQQMAAQGQGGHIAGQNYPGAHIGTSPYAGSTYPMVTNPGFPMGPAAGYPMGSATGFTMGPTTGYQMVPTSGDPIGPATGYPTGPGIPQSEQQFPGPYPQPETSYPSGPTGLCSDPPPSYESVTKQ; encoded by the coding sequence ATGGGTAAAATGACCACTCAACAAATGGCACGGAACAACCGAGTCATAATGACGCAGATGTTAATGCAACAAATGGCAGCTCAAGGACAAGGTGGACATATAGCTGGTCAAAACTATCCTGGTGCTCATATTGGAACAAGCCCTTATGCTGGATCTACATATCCAATGGTAACTAATCCTGGTTTCCCCATGGGTCCTGCTGCAGGCTATCCAATGGGTTCAGCCACAGGTTTTACAATGGGTCCAACAACAGGCTATCAAATGGTTCCAACTTCAGGTGATCCAATTGGTCCAGCAACAGGTTATCCTACTGGACCAGGTATCCCTCAATCTGAGCAGCAGTTTCCTGGACCTTATCCACAACCAGAAACTTCATACCCATCAGGACCAACAGGGCTTTGTTCAGACCCTCCACCTTCTTATGAGAGTGTCACTAAACAGTGA